One Brassica napus cultivar Da-Ae chromosome A5, Da-Ae, whole genome shotgun sequence DNA window includes the following coding sequences:
- the LOC106406851 gene encoding uncharacterized protein LOC106406851: MEDLRLSPLRLGSFKSSPPRGSPTFRRVHSGRTPRREVKANGGALQWFRSNRLIYWLLLITLWTYLGFYVQSRWAHDDDNKVEFLRFGGKLREDVLHVEQNTRVGSVVDKTTHLVVDGTNVVHVDVNKRMHVALAKKEDATPRRSLSARRRRRRKAGRSSRSKTQKVRKVVEDLDEQDPELPKTNVTYGKLFGPFGSIEDKILEWSPQKRSGTCDRKSDFKRLVWSRRFVLLFHELSMTGAPISMMELASELLSCGATVYAVVLSRRGGLLQELIRRRIKVVEDKGELSFKTAMKADLVVAGSAVCATWIDQYMDHFPAGGSQIAWWVMENRREYFERAKPVLDRVKLLIFLSEVQNKQWLTWCEEERIKLRSQPVIVPLSVNDELAFVAGISSSLNTPTLTTEMMKAKRQALRESVRKEFGLTDKDMLVMSLSSINPTKGQLLLLESAALALEKEKEPEQVAKSNHISGTKKEKISLSVRHRLRGSARKMKIKSRVVDNPSVLSATGKRKLLFSASVTQKQDLKLLLGSVGSKSNKVAYVKEMLNFLSKNGNLSNSVVWTLATTRVASLYSAADVYVTNSQGIGETFGRVTIEAMAYGLPLLGTDAGGTKEIVEHNVTGLLHPVGRLGNKVLAQNLLFLLRNPSTRLQLGSEGRKKVEKMYMKQHMYKRFVDVLVKCMRP; the protein is encoded by the exons ATGGAGGATCTACGTCTATCACCACTGAGACTAGGCAGCTTCAAGTCGTCACCTCCAAGGGGCTCACCTACATTCAGGAGAGTACACTCAGGCAGGACTCCACGTAGAGAGGTCAAAGCTAATGGCGGAGCTCTTCAGTGGTTCAGAAGCAACCGGCTGATCTATTGGCTGCTTTTGATTACTCTTTGGACGTATCTTGGATTCTATGTTCAGTCTAGATGGGCGCATGATGATGATAACAAAGTTGAGTTCTTGCGGTTTGGAGGCAAACTTAGGGAAGATGTTTTGCATGTGGAGCAGAATACACGAGTGGGTTCGGTTGTTGATAAGACTACTCATTTGGTAGTGGATGGTACTAATGTAGTACATGTGGATGTTAATAAGAGGATGCATGTGGCTCTGGCCAAGAAAGAGGATGCCACACCTCGGCGAAGCTTGAGTgccaggaggaggaggaggagaaaggCTGGTCGTAGCTCACGTAGTAAGACTCAGAAGGTGAGAAAAGTGGTGGAGGACTTGGATGAGCAAGATCCAGAGCTTCCAAAGACGAATGTTACCTACGGCAAGCTTTTTGGTCCTTTTGGATCGATAGAGGATAAGATTCTTGAGTGGAGTCCGCAGAAGCGATCAGGGACGTGTGACAGGAAGTCAGATTTCAAACGCCTTGTTTGGTCAAGGAGATTCGTCCTGCTTTTCCATGAACTGTCAATGACCGGTGCTCCAATCTCGATGATGGAGCTGGCTTCCGAGCTTTTGAGCTGTGGGGCAACGGTCTATGCGGTGGTTCTGAGCAGAAGGGGTGGTTTGTTGCAAGAGCTCATAAGGAGAAGGATCAAAGTTGTTGAAGATAAAGGAGAACTCAGCTTCAAAACCGCCATGAAAGCAGACCTTGTCGTTGCAGGATCAGCTGTTTGTGCTACATGGATTG ATCAATACATGGATCACTTTCCAGCTGGTGGAAGTCAAATCGCTTGGTGGGTAATGGAGAACCGGCGAGAGTACTTTGAACGGGCCAAACCTGTACTTGACCGAGTGAAGCTGCTTATTTTTCTATCTGAAGTGCAGAATAAACAGTGGTTAACATGGTGTGAAGAGGAGCGCATAAAGCTTAGGTCTCAGCCAGTTATCGTTCCGCTCTCTGTTAATGATGAGTTGGCTTTCGTAGCCGGGATTTCCAGTTCGCTGAATACTCCAACACTGACCACAGAGATGATGAAGGCGAAAAGACAAGCACTACGAGAATCAGTCAGAAAGGAGTTTGGTTTGACAGATAAGGATATGCTTGTGATGTCTCTTAGCAGCATTAACCCGACgaaaggacagcttcttctccttGAATCTGCCGCCTTGGCACTAGAGAAAGAAAAGGAACCAGAACAAGTCGCTAAAAGTAATCACATCAGTGGCaccaagaaagaaaagattagtCTTTCAGTCAGACATCGGTTAAGAGGTTCAGCAaggaagatgaaaatcaagtcTCGTGTTGTTGATAATCCGTCTGTTCTGTCTGCCACCGGTAAAAGGAAGCTGTTGTTCTCTGCCAGCGTAACACAGAAACAAGACCTTAAGCTTCTTCTTGGATCGGTTGGGTCTAAGAGCAACAAAGTTGCATACGTTAAGGAAATGTTGAACTTCTTGTCGAAGAATGGAAACTTATCGAACTCGGTTGTGTGGACTCTAGCGACCACTCGTGTTGCCTCACTATACTCTGCAGCAGATGTCTACGTAACAAACTCCCAG GGAATTGGTGAAACATTTGGGAGAGTGACTATCGAAGCAATGGCTTATGGTCTTCCG CTGCTTGGAACAGACGCAGGAGGAACAAAGGAGATAGTGGAGCACAATGTGACAGGGCTGCTACACCCAGTGGGGAGGCTAGGTAACAAAGTGTTAGCTCAGAATCTCTTGTTTCTGCTTAGAAACCCATCTACAAGGCTACAGCTAGGAAGCGAAGGACGTAAGAAGGTTGAGAAGATGTACATGAAGCAACACATGTACAAGAGATTTGTAGATGTTCTAGTCAAATGCATGAGACCCTAA
- the LOC125609031 gene encoding uncharacterized protein LOC125609031 yields MDDNKNIIKTLARWCLVLQAIMISSNTVALKEPDYVNMNITIRNAMTGLLRPEIVYRCQSKRKDYGWHRSTKPGTQFSFPIILIKGESKIPAIHICRFRSALGTATLVIENTYLDAEMCPKSSCAHEATPKGILFRGLEWDFKTVFPKLKPVEYLELPWTPWPNRT; encoded by the coding sequence atggatgaTAACAAAAACATCATCAAAACCCTAGCTCGGTGGTGTCTTGTTCTACAAGCCATCATGATATCTTCCAACACCGTGGCTCTCAAGGAACCAGACTACGTAAACATGAACATAACAATCCGCAATGCAATGACCGGGCTGCTCCGCCCGGAAATCGTCTATCGATGCCAGTCCAAACGCAAAGATTATGGTTGGCATCGATCTACAAAACCAGGAACTCAGTTTTCATTTCCAATCATTCTCATTAAAGGTGAAAGCAAGATACCGGCTATTCACATCTGCCGTTTCCGGTCCGCTTTAGGAACCGCCACACTCGTGATAGAAAACACTTATCTCGACGCCGAGATGTGTCCTAAATCTTCATGTGCTCACGAAGCGACACCGAAAGGGATCTTGTTTAGAGGCCTTGAATGGGATTTCAAAACCGTGTTTCCAAAGCTCAAACCAGTTGAGTATCTTGAATTGCCGTGGACACCTTGGCCAAACAGAACATGA